The genomic region CTCGCAAACTGTTTTGTAAACCCAGGCTATTATCAAAATTCTTTTTGTGAACCAATATGGGTCTATTAGTTACAACAACGTTTAATTTATGATATCAAGTGTCTGTGATCGCGTTACGAAGAGTTAGGAAACTGAACACTGGCAACGTTCTACGTGCTGAGTATTTGACCGCCGTGTGGTCGAACCCGGTGCATTTGATAGCTTTGTCGCAATCACACACTGGCTGTAATTATAACACCAAGCTGATAATTTGAGGCAATCGAATTTCAATTGTCgttcataattaaaatttgtgtGACATGTGGCAATTGTACCAGATAGGTTCGATATTGTCGCATACGTTGAGTTCATGGAATTTGCTTAAAAACTCGAATAAGCTTTTTTTGTTAAAACCCCTTAATATACCAGGCATATACCTAAACTATCAGAGTGCGTGCACTCACATCGCAAAACATTGAATTTAACTACTAAGCACTCAACATAATTTATCTTAGGCTGTTTAAAAACATCAACACAGCTAAAACGTTTTCGAATAATAATACAGTTTCAAAAttggtaataatttattaacaagaacCTTCATACGTTATATGCAAACTAATGTCTTCAAATCACTCAAATGTTGCCCTTGGTCCTCTAGTCTGAATCACAATAAAAAACTAGATTGATTATCGCAATCACTCACGCAACGTCGATATCGGAGATAATGTCGGGTATGGCGGTGCAGGGCGCCCACAGGCCGCGCGGGAAGGCGATTGTCTGTGAATTATAATCGGGCCTATGTGTGCGAGTAACCAACGACCTCGCGGTGTCAAAGTTACGGAACTGAAGTGACCGCACTCCCCACCACCGACAGGACTGCGGCTCCGTTTTGCTTTTCATATAAAAGTCACACTCCGGCCCGATAATGGTATCAGTCACCTGCTCTGATTAACTAGTGCAAAATGTTCACCAAAGTAAGAACACAGCCatatttcaaaacatattttgagaaataaataaaaaaacgtgaattataaatgtattttgtgtGTGTCCAGGTGTTCGCCCTCAGCGCTGTGCTGgccgccgccagcgccggcCTCCTGCCCGTGCACCACAGCGCGGTGTCCTCCCAAAGCATCGTCCGCCACGATGCGCCCGCGCACTATGCGCCGGCCCACTACGCCCCTGCGCACTACGCCGCCCCCATCGTCCACGCCGCTCCCGTAGTCCACGCCGCCCCCATCGTCCACGCCGCCCCCGTAGTCCACGCCGCCCCCATCGCCGTCCACGCCGAATACGTAAGTATAGCAAACAACAATAAGATCATAAGCTTGGATACCTGCTATTTCACAAGGTCTTAGCCACAAATTAGGTGGTTATTACCTCCAAACGGATATCCTGAAATCATTTACTAGCTAATTTCCTTTGATCCATTACAACAAAAAGATTGAGGCCAAAACAATGATAAGTAATTTTATGAACTATTATTTTCCAGTCTCACCCCAAATACGACTTCGCGTACTCCGTGGCTGACCCTCACACCGGTGACCACAAGTCCCAGCACGAGAGCCGCGACGGTGGTGCCGTGCACGGCAGCTACTCCCTGGTTGAGCCTGACGGTTCCGTGCGCAAAGTAGAGTACACCGCTGACGACCACCACGGGTAAGGCAACATTCTGCGAGTCATAATCTTCAAGCTATAAGGCAACGTTAAATATTCCACAGAgcttttgatttttatatacttaatgtATGTTCCTTCGTTCCAGTTTCAACGCTGTAGTCCACAAGACCCCCGGCCACCACCCCGCCCCCGTCGTCCACGCTGCCCCCGTGGTCCACGCCGCCCCCATCGCGCACTACGCCGTCGCCCCCCTGGCGCACGGACATCATGGCCTCCATTACTGAACACTACTCTAGCATACTCGTGTGATATGATGACGGATGACTGAATGTGATATTTATGTGTAAATATGATGATATGAATTTATACtcgaatgtaaataaaatactcagCTGCTGAATTTTACTTCTTTGTTTTACTTTGCTAAACTACTTTACTGATCGCCAAACGTTTACATACAGTAATACATAgaataaactaaatatgtacctatagaaaaaatcaaaacaacacaTTGCTAAACGCCAACCCTTTATcgtaggtaaacaaaatacaGTTCATAAGTAAAACATCGAGATTTACTTAAACATCTTATTCAAACTAAGAGCATTAACATAATTGGCATAACAATTTACAAACATACAGCAACTCAATAACAACAATTCATTGAACGTTTGAAggcaataacaacaaaacaaaaaacgtaCACAAGTTTAGTTCCTACTAGAGATTACGCGTTAACTGCCCTTAGGTAACAAATAAATGCATTGAGAACAATTAATTTCGATTATGCCCTTGAATAGTAAGACATTGGCTGGAAATAATTACTGTTGTTATTTATGTGGACACGCGCAGTTGCGTTGCGTGCTGACTGACGAAGGCACTCGCGCATTCCTCGCTGGTGATTTGGTGCGATAATTACAGAACATTGTATGGAGAGTTGCTCAAAATGCTTAACCGCCCCAGCCACTGCGCGACGGCCTAGAAAAACGCACCTTTTTAGTTATTGCATCTGTCTCTATAATGCATGTAATTTGCTCAAATAACTGATCCATTGTTACCGCGTACGCTAATTTACTCTTGACGCAATTTCACACAGATATTAGTAcggtaacatttttatttacttaggttCACACATCCCTTCATAAGGGTAATTTCTGCAATAAATGACATCAATTTAAATGCAATCACTATAACGACTACCAATTTGTGTGGCTACAAACAAAATCCCATTATGTGTAAATCGTAATGATATGAATTGCCACAATTGTCTACGAAAATGTGCACATATAAGTTCGATAAAGGTTAGGTACGTTTCGACACCGGACTCCTGGTGATCAATCACCTGCATAGGTAATGTTAAGACGTCTAGGCTGACTTCATGCCTATCATTACTTGTGTAAACAATAGTAAGTGACCATGTTTGAGTATGTTACCAGcatgttcttttgttttcgaGACTGAGGTCCAGTGATCCCATTTTAGAGAATGATTGCTCACGGCGCCAATGGTGAAAATAGAAATTAAAGACTTAGGTAATAGTAAGTTACAATTATAATGCACTCCCAGACTTATATAATGTATATCCTTTTAATTTAGGAACTAATCTCTTCGGAAGAAATATTAAGTGCCCAAGTGACTAGAGGCTATTCAGAGATATGGAGAAATTTCCGTGCGTTCATTGATTTCAAACGCAAAAGTCGCTAACCGAAGAATTGGCTCGTGCTTAAAACAAGATACTAAATAATAGCAAGAGAGTCTCTTTTCTCTTAAATACTTTTGTAACTTTCATGAGTGTTAGACTCGAgttgaataaaacaatgaaactaaaatctgcaaaattcaaaattacaaaagtgCCTGTTGTGACAAAATAAGGTGTTAATATCCATGCGCATTGTTTTAATTCTTATCTACTTTCCAGTTGTCAAACCATTTAAAATTCGCAAAGCAATAAATGGAAACaaaagttcaaacaaaaaatcattGAGTTTCTTGGAAAAATGTTAAGTATTTCCTTTTCTTTTGGTCACCttcctgaaatatttttccttgaagCAAAGGGGATAGGGTGAATCATATCTTGGGTTGGTTGAACCTTTCTAGTGGCTCGACCTTGGGCCCACGAGATAATGATCCGAGGCGGCGACGCCACGCGTGACATAGGCCGCGTCCATTCTGGGGCGAGATGGCGAAATAACTGCAAGATGAAATCTACACCACAATATAATTAGCCAAGGTCATTTGTTACGTgtcattttatatcatttaagtGTGGGAATGTAAATACTGATGTTTTGTTTACATGGTAAAATTTTCATAGTAAGGTGAAAActaatagtaggtaagtatgtaataataattctccgacaaaagaaaaaaatatattataacattaatcacttgataaatgaaattgtaaatacataagGCTTactcatttttaataaaaaaagcaccAGCAGTGGTCGATAGTAGGTTAGTATGAAAAGTCCAACGCCGCAACTGAAACAAGCCAAGTTCAATATTTTCCATCATATGTTTACCAACTACTTCATccaattttcttcaaataacttATTCAGTAACTTAACAGTGTGAACGATACTTACAATCGTGAGCTACAGTTTGCGTTGCATTGTTTCGTGTCGCGGGATTGGTTTCAATTTCTGTTCATTCATGACAATACACAGTCCGATCGACGGAATGCTGGTTCGTGTACTTTCAGCGCTGCGTGGGCACTTGAATAATAATTGGAAATTAAATATACGAACCTGTGAGGACTAATTaatgtgaaaacatttttagagaaaaatatttctgaGACGTAGATAAATGGGTACCTTTAAATTTACCTATAGGCGCATGCAATGCCAATAAGTATACGAGTGTTTTCACCAtactacattttaatttttactgtCTCGCGTAGCTCTTTATAGTAACAATTCgatacaaaacattttacaaaatcatgtggaccaaaaataatttcagcacTTATTTAACACAGAATACATTACAAAAGGATTGTCCGTCTTTATTGCTAATGGCACGTGCTTCTCTCACAATGTTATTTCTGTTAAATAGCTCTTAGCACCTATTGTTAATAGATCTTTAGTATTTCTAGGTGCTAACAGTAAGAACAATGCCATACATTCTTCTatgctatatttaaataataaatacatgtgGTAATAATCTACTCCTAGCCATTTGACTACGGTTTCACGCGAGTCATAGCTACTGAGCTTTTCTTAATAAATGGGCACTCTTTcactaaaaatagtttttaatttgaacTAGAAGCCACCAAGGACAGAGCGTATATAACCAAACTGTAAGTCTTCACTGCCAAAATCCAAATAATTGCCAATTTCATCTTGTTTGTTTcgttttaaataaatctatatttaaacCTGCTATCATATGTCCTGACCCATTAACCTACTAAATATTAAGGGCCGATAAATGTCAacttaaagtaatattttacgaTCAAACGCCCACAATTCGATCccttttaatatacctacaataagTAAGACttatggattgcctgaaagatgatatgaataggaagggagtgagtgtcagtatgacgagtgacaggggaaaatggaagaaaatgacatattgcgccgaccccaagtaatatttgggaacagggcaggagaaagaaagaagaagtaAGACTTCTGTATTACGACGGTAATTAAacattgtttatattataaggGACCAGTCACGGTTATTACTTTGTCGCTAAATTaggaacaaacatatttaaaaaatcttttcaccCAGTATGGTGTAAATCCTTCATGGTTTGAACTCGTTCAGCGTTGCGGTCGCGATTTGTCGCGGCACCGCCCGAAAACATGAGTCTATGGAAATAAATGGCAATGAGATTATAATACGGAACACTATGTTAGctacaatacatttgtaaatgCAGCCTAAAACTTCAGTTACTTCGTAAAATATCTGATACTCTGTGCCAATGAAGCTTTTGCTATAGCTGAACTTGAAATTAACCATATCAAGTCGaatattttccacaaatatTGGCCCCAATTCTTCACATTCAGCAATAACTTcgtgtatgtatatgtactaCATTTACCGCCTATATACAAATATTCCCACGCGCTTGTACTTGCGCTGGTACTAAGAAATTATGAACAATTATGATTTTACGCGCCGTGCATAAAGATAGAGTTGATTTAATTGCTTTGTTTCCTCATCGCTGGGTAAAACATACCCATGTGTTATATGAAAACTCTTCAAAATCTTTGTGCGTACGCAGGTATTTCAACGTCGCGTCTTTACGAATAGTCTTGAATTTTTTTGGTTACTTATTATTGCACAGATCAAAATTACACTAAggagttttatatgaaaatataaaccagACCATGTTTGGTAGTCAATTGATCTTAACTTACTTACTAAGTTTTCACAGTAGTTATACCTTGTAATTGATGCTCTGAACGCAGGCTTTACAAACCCAAAATACATAAACCGCAACAAATTGACTTGTTAATTGAATTTACAGCCTTGTATATAATGTCAGTAATTAAACTCGTAAGTTAATGTCGTGTAAATTCATAGAACTGTTTATGATACGGATCACGTACTCCGCAAGGTTTTGGATAACAAAGGCATAGAAATGTAATTAcgaaagtaagaaaataataaaaaagcatgAAATGGGGATCACGGAGGATAGAATTTATTAGAGGCTTTTCAAGATTTATAACCGGGACgaggtagtgtccagggtcgaaataatgaaataatatttagtccgctttttagataa from Helicoverpa armigera isolate CAAS_96S chromosome 4, ASM3070526v1, whole genome shotgun sequence harbors:
- the LOC126056015 gene encoding cuticle protein 21; translation: MFTKVFALSAVLAAASAGLLPVHHSAVSSQSIVRHDAPAHYAPAHYAPAHYAAPIVHAAPVVHAAPIVHAAPVVHAAPIAVHAEYSHPKYDFAYSVADPHTGDHKSQHESRDGGAVHGSYSLVEPDGSVRKVEYTADDHHGFNAVVHKTPGHHPAPVVHAAPVVHAAPIAHYAVAPLAHGHHGLHY